From one Planktothrix agardhii NIES-204 genomic stretch:
- a CDS encoding pyrimidine regulatory protein PyrR, giving the protein MTKIVEILSAAEIRRTVTRMASQIVEKYGNLDNIVLLGIYTRGVLLAELLANQIEVLEQLRVPVGALDITFYRDDLDQVGMRTPEKTKIPFDLTGKTVVLVDDVIYKGRTIRAALNAVIDYGRPETIGLAVLVDRGHRQLPIHPDFTGKKLPTAKEEQVKVYLEDLDGRDAVELLSPIS; this is encoded by the coding sequence ATGACAAAAATTGTTGAAATTCTGTCTGCGGCTGAAATCCGACGAACCGTCACCCGGATGGCTTCACAAATTGTTGAAAAATATGGGAATTTAGACAATATAGTTTTACTCGGAATCTATACCCGTGGGGTTCTATTAGCGGAACTTTTGGCTAATCAAATTGAAGTCTTGGAACAGTTGCGGGTTCCGGTGGGGGCATTAGATATTACGTTTTATCGAGATGATTTAGACCAAGTGGGAATGCGAACTCCAGAAAAAACTAAGATTCCCTTTGACTTGACAGGAAAAACCGTGGTTTTAGTGGATGATGTGATTTATAAAGGCAGAACAATTAGGGCGGCTCTCAACGCTGTAATTGATTATGGACGTCCTGAAACCATTGGGTTAGCGGTTCTGGTGGATAGGGGTCATCGCCAACTTCCGATTCATCCTGATTTTACAGGTAAAAAGCTCCCCACCGCCAAGGAAGAACAGGTGAAGGTCTATTTAGAAGATCTGGATGGGCGGGATGCCGTTGAATTATTATCTCCTATTTCTTAG
- the cobD gene encoding cobalamin biosynthesis protein, whose product MTDFNSLIIILIAAVGDYLIGDPKNWLHPVQVMGWIITYYTQIFFKYFDQPRILRVAGVFLTLIVVLGSALTVALIREGVRVLVVKFSGPEILTIAVESILLASCFAGRSLRDSAEDVLYWIDQGDLVTARQRLSRYVGRDTETLSESEILRAVLETVTENATDGVMAPLFYALIGAVLPGVGSVPLTFAYKAASTLDSMVGYREAPYGDIGWFSAKLEDVLTWLPCRLTVIMIAILSGKPGYVFSICQRDAVFDPSPNAGWSECAYAAALGVQVGGENSYRGVIKQKPFLGDPQQPITSTTIKQALQLTRYSFLITLGLFTGGFILFNMGN is encoded by the coding sequence ATGACGGATTTTAATTCCCTAATCATTATATTGATTGCTGCTGTGGGTGATTATCTGATTGGAGATCCCAAAAATTGGTTACATCCAGTGCAGGTGATGGGGTGGATAATTACTTACTATACTCAAATTTTCTTTAAATACTTTGATCAACCGAGAATTCTGCGGGTGGCGGGGGTATTTCTGACCCTAATTGTGGTATTGGGGAGTGCTTTGACAGTGGCGTTAATTAGAGAGGGGGTACGGGTGCTAGTTGTCAAATTTTCGGGGCCTGAAATTTTGACCATTGCGGTAGAAAGTATTCTCCTGGCCAGTTGTTTTGCGGGTCGGAGTTTAAGGGATTCCGCCGAGGATGTTTTATATTGGATTGATCAAGGAGATTTAGTTACGGCTCGTCAACGATTAAGTCGTTATGTAGGTCGAGATACCGAAACCCTATCGGAATCAGAAATCCTTAGAGCGGTTTTAGAAACCGTGACAGAAAATGCCACCGATGGCGTCATGGCTCCTTTATTTTATGCCTTAATTGGTGCGGTATTACCTGGGGTCGGTAGTGTCCCTCTTACTTTTGCCTACAAAGCCGCTAGTACCCTCGATTCTATGGTCGGTTATCGAGAAGCACCCTATGGGGATATAGGATGGTTTAGTGCCAAATTAGAGGATGTTTTAACTTGGCTTCCCTGTCGATTAACGGTGATCATGATCGCTATATTATCAGGAAAACCTGGTTATGTTTTCAGCATTTGTCAACGGGATGCTGTTTTTGATCCGAGTCCCAATGCGGGATGGAGTGAATGCGCTTATGCCGCCGCCCTGGGGGTACAAGTAGGGGGGGAAAATTCCTATCGGGGGGTGATTAAACAGAAACCTTTCTTGGGAGATCCTCAACAACCGATTACATCAACTACCATTAAACAAGCATTACAACTGACTCGATATAGTTTTTTAATCACGTTAGGATTATTTACAGGGGGATTTATCCTTTTCAACATGGGAAATTAA